CGCCAAGGCCATGCTCCCGCGCGCGGTCACCGCCCGGGTGGCGTACGTCCCCGGCACCGCGTTCTACGCCGACGGCCAGGGCAGCGACCACATGCGCCTGTCGTTCTGCTACCCGACGCCCGAGCGGATCCGCGAAGGTGTGCGGCGGCTGGCCGGGGTCGTCAGCGGGGAGTCGGAGCTCGTCTCGCTGTTCGGTGCCGGGCTCGGCGGGACCCGGGGTGACGTGCAGGCACCGGGCCCGGACGTGTCCTGAGAGCTCCGGCGCACGCCGCGGACCTTCCCTCCTCCTGATCGCACTCCTCCCGACCCCGGAGCCTCGACGCACGTGAGCGACACGCCCATCCCCAGCACCCCGCGCATCGTCATCCTCGCCGGGGGCCTGTCCCACGAGCGCGACGTCTCCCTGCGCTCAGGCCGCCGCGTCGCCGAGGCGCTGCGGTCCACGGGCGTCGACGTCACCGTCCACGACGTCGACTCCGACCTCGTGCCGGCCCTGCTCGACGCGCAGCCCGACCTCGTCTGGCCGCTCCTGCACGGCGCGAGCGGCGAGGACGGCTCAGTCCGTGACGTGCTCGCGCTCCTCGGTCTGTCCACGGTCGGTACGGGCCCGCGCGAGAGCCGTGTCGCCTGGAGCAAGCCCATCGCGAAGACCGTCGTCGCGCGCGCCGGGATCAGCACGCCCGACTTCGTGACGCTGCCGCAGAGCCTCTTCCGCGAGCTCGGTGCGTCCCGCGTGCTCGACGCGGTCACCGCACGCCTCGGCCTCCCCCTGGTCGTGAAGCCCTCCCGCGGTGGGTCCGCGCTCGGTGTGAGCCTCGTGACCGACGCCGCGGACCTCCCCCGGGCGATGGTCCAGTGCTTCGCGTACGGCGACACCGCGCTCATCGAGCAGGCGGTCGTCGGGACCGAGCTCGCCGTCAGCGTCGTCGACCTGGGCGACGGCGTCCGGGCGCTTCCCGCGGTCGAGATCGTCACCGACGGCCCGTACGACTACGACGCTCGCTACAACCCCGGTCGCACCGAGTACTTCGCTCCCGCTCGGCTGACCCGCGACCTCGCCGAACGGGCCGGCGCGGTCGCCGTCGCCGCGCACGAGGCGCTCGGGCTCCGCCACCTCTCGCGCACCGACCTGATCGTCGCTCCCGACGGCTCCGTGGCGTTCCTGGAGGTCAACGTCGCGCCCGGGATGACCGAGACGTCGCTCCTCCCCCAGTCGGCGGAGGCCGCGGGCCACGAGCTCGGGGCCTTGTATCGGTCGCTGGTCGAGACGGCGCTGCGGGATGCGCTGGCCGAGCGGGACGATCACGCCTAGCCGCAGGCCTGCCGAGCGGGACTATCGCGCCTAGCCGAGCGAGCCGACCGAGCGGTACGAGCGCGCCAAGCCCGGGCGAGCCTGCCGAGCGGGACTATCGCGCCTGGCCGGGCGAGCCGACCGAGCGATACGACCGCGCCAAGCCCGGGCGAGCCGGCCGAGCGGGACGACCGCACCCGATCCGCCGAGCCGGACGACAGCGCCTACCCCGTCGAGCACGCCGAGCGGCCGCGACCTCGCCTACCCTTGAGCCGGCCTGGCCGGGACGACCGCCCTTCGCCGTCGAGCCGGTCGAGTGAGGACGACCGCGCGCAACTCGTCGAGCCAGATACCCAGGCCCAACCCACCGAGCCGGACGCCCACGCCTAACTCGCCCAACCAGCCGAACGCCAACGTGTGCAGAGCGGGGTTGACGGGGGCGGTACGAAAAGTCATCACATGACTCGCTCGGGCGACGCGCCTGCAAGCCTCCTGAGCGAGCCGAGCGTGGGTCGACGGGAAGCGCATCGCAACACTGACGCGGCACACGCGTGGCACATGGGCGGCGGCTCGGGACTCGAGCGCGTCATGTGCACCTTCGAAGCCGCAAGCTCGTCGCCGGTGCGGGTCGGCGGCTGCGGGTGCGTGAAGGTCCGGGTACCAACACCTGGAACGCCACCGACACCTGCCAGCCGGATCGTGTGCGCGTCGTACGGGACGCGTCGGTGTCCGGGCATCCTCGAGGCGGAAACGTCGCGCCGCGATTCGTTTCACGTGAAACGCACCGCCGTGCTGACTTGTCGCTCGTCCCTACCAGCCGACCCGACGCGCCCGGCCAGATCTCGCGCCCGGCCGCTTCGCGCATCGACGCCAGCCTCGCTAGGGCGGGCACCGTGGCCTTGAAGGGCGGGTCGCACGCGCCTCAACGGCGCGGGCTCCGGAGCTCTCGCCGCAGATGCGTCGACGCCGCACACCGTCGGTGGGCACCAGTGTCGCGAGAAAACCTTGTGCCTCAGCCGTGCTCGTCGTCACGCAGTCACGAGGCGGTCGCGGATGCATGCTGTGCCGTGCCGGACGGTCCACGCTCTGCACGGTGCGCGGTCTTGTCGCGGGCCGCTGGGCATCGCCGAGCACCGTAGGCACGATTCGCTACCGCCAGGACCGTCGGAGGTGGATCGTGCCCCGCGGGTCGGGGTGTCGCAAGCGCGCGTCCACCGCGCGGATGACGGGCTGCGGGCACACGCTCGCACGTCTCGTCTGCACGACCTCGTTCTTGGGTGCGCTCCCCACAACCGGCCGGCGATCGCCGGCCGCCGTCAGCGGTTCGCCCTTGCCATCGACGGGGCCCCGCCGAGGTCGTCGCGAAGGATGCTCCATGTCCTGTCGCTGAGCCTGTCCCCGGAGCGGGCGCGAGGGACTCGTGGGCGCTCTGCACGAGCGGCACCGACATCGAACGGAGCCCCGTATGCGGATGTGGGCCCCGACCTGCGAGACATCGACGGCCCTGTCGGCGTCAGCAACGACCTCAGGGCGCAGTCGCGCGCCCGGGCCCCCGGACCGCCGCCGTCCGGTCTCGGCTCGTCGCCATTCGCGCGACCTACGGCTCCTGAGCCGCCCGGATCCGCCGAGCGCCGGGCTTTGGGACGCCCAGTGCTGGGCATCCGATCGCTGAGCCACGGGCGCCGAGCGCGGAACGACAGGCGCCGAGCCGACGATGACGGCGATTACGGGTGCCGCGCACGACGCTAGTGGACGCACGGCATGGACGTCGCTCACGTCATGGCGCGACAGAGCCGCCCGTTCCACGTGAAACAACGACTCAGGGCTTGAGGAGGCCCGGATCCTCCGGTGCGAGGCTCTCCAGGATGCGGTTCAGGTCTTGGACGGAAGCGAACTCCACGGTGAGTCGGCCTCGGGCCTTGCCGAGGTTGATCTTCACGCGCGTCTCGAACCGGTCTGACAGTCTGGATGCGAGTTCGTCGAGCGCCTCGTTCCGCTCCCCCGCCTTCGGCCGACGCCGTGCGGCTGGACTCTCGGCGTCGCCCCCGAGCGACACGATCTCCTCGACGGCGCGTACCGACAGCCCTTCGGAGACGATGCGCTGCGCGAGCCGCTCGATCGCCGCTCCGTCGGCGAGTCCGAGCAGCGCGCGCGCGTGACCCGCGGAGATCACACCAGCGGCGACGCGGCGCTGCACGAGCGGCGGAAGCCGGAGCAGCCGAAGCGTGTTGGAGATCTGCGGGCGGGAGCGGTGAATGCGCGTGGCCAGCTCCTCGTGCGTGCAGCCGAAGTCGTCGAGCAGCTGCTGGTAGGCGGCCGCCTCCTCGAGCGGGTTGAGCTGCGATCGGTGCAAGTTCTCCAGGAGCGCGTCGCGGAGCAGATCGCTGTCCTCAGTGTCCCGGACGATCGCGGGGATCACGGACATGCCGGCGGCCTGGGTGGCCCGCCACCGGCGCTCACCCATGATGAGCTCGTACTGATCGTCACCGACCGGCCGGACCACGACCGGCTGCAGGACGCCAACCTCGCGGATCGAGGCGACGAGCTCCTCGAGCGCCTCCTCCTCGAACACCGTCCGCGGCTGACGCGGGTTCGGCCGGATCGAATCGACGGGGAGCTCGGCGAACCGCGCGCCCGGCACGGGCACCAGGTCCTCTGCGAGACCGGTTGACCGTCGACTCGTCCTGTCGGCGGCGGGAGACGTGTCCCCCGCGTCGGGCGGCACCTCGTCACTCGGCGTCGCGGCCGGGCTCGAGACCGTCGCGGTGTCCACCGCTGCGTCGGTCACAGCTGTCCGCGTCTCGTCGACGGCAGGCTCGGCTTCCGAGACCGTGGCGGTCGCCTCGGACGTCGTTGTTGGTGCGACGGCCGTAGCCGTTGCCGGCGCTGTGGTTCCACGTGAAACAGGCCGCGTCACCGGATCGGGAGGAAGGTCCACGTCCGGAGCACCGGTCCTGTTGTCCGGGAAGAAGACGTCCACCGGACGCTGAGCGTCCGACGTCCGCTGGCCGTCCAGGCCGTTGGGGATGAGGGCGCCGAGCCCTCGGCCCAGCCCCCGACGCTTCTCGCTCACTTGTCCTCCTGCTGGTGGGTCACGTCGCCGTGCGTGCCGGTTCGGGCCTCGGCGAACGCGCCGTCGCGCTCTGCCGAGAGTTCGTCCGGGCCGTTCGCAGGGCCGTCCGACGCGGGGCGATCGTTGGGGGTGATGTCGCCGCCCGGGGCGGCGACGATGGCTCGCTCGGCAAGTTCCCGTGCCGCTTCCAGGTACGCGAGTGCGCCGGTGGAGCCGGGGTCGTACGTCATCACCGTCTGGCCGTAGCTCGGGGCTTCGGAGATACGGACCGACCGAGGGACCGAGGTGCGCAGCGTGGTCTCCGGGAAGTGCTCGCGCACCTCTTGTGCCACCTGCTGGGCGAGGTTCGTACGCGCGTCGTACATCGTCAGCAGGATCGTCGAGACGTGCAGGTCCGGGTTCAGGTGTGCCTGGATGAGCTGGATCGTCTTCAGCAGCTGGCTCAGCCCCTCAAGCGCGTAGTACTCGCACTGGATCGGGATCAGCACCTCCCGACCGACGACGAACGCGTTCACCGTGAGCAGCCCGAGGCTCGGGGGGCAGTCGACGAAGACGTAGTCGATCGGCTCGAGCCCAGCCTCGATGCGACCGCGCAGGTACGCATCGAGTGCTGACCGGAGGCGAGTCTCCCGCGCCACCATCGACACGAGCTCGATCTCCGCGCCCGACAGGTCGATGGTCGCCGGCAAGCACCAGAGGCGCGGCACGTCCGGGCTCTCCTGCACGGCCTCCGCCATGCTCGCCCCCTCGACCAGGACCTCGTAGATCGAGGGAGTCCCGGCACGGTGCTCGATGCCGAGGGCGGTCGAGGCGTTGCCCTGGGGGTCGTTGTCCAGCACGAGCACGTTGAGTCCGGCCTGCGCGAGAGCCGCCGCCATGTTCACGGTCGTCGTGGTCTTGCCGACGCCACCCTTCTGGTTCGCCACCGTGATGACCCGCGTCGACGCGGGGCGGGGGAACCTTCTCCCCCGCAGCTGTATGCGCCGGCGAGCGTCCTCCTGGATCTGCGCCATCAAAGGTGTGTCCTCACCGACGTCCGGAAGACTCTGCACGAGCGCATCCCGGTGGAGGTCGTCGGCGTCCACTCCGGCGGCATCGAGCGTGAGCGTGTCGTCGAGATCCTGGCCCGCCGACCCAGGTGCTGGTGCGCGGTCCGCGTCAACGACCTGCTCCTGGTCATCGACCCGGGCTGCGGTCATACCGTCGTTCATCTGCTCGCTTGCTTCTGCACCGTCAGGCGCGTCGTGGAGAGTGCCGTGCACATGGTCGGGCATCGGAGGCCCGGAGATGTCCGCTGGCGGAGGCGGCGTGTCAAAACGCACGGGTGCCGGCACGGGGTCGGTGGAGTCGTCCTGCGCGGCGAACGCCTGCGCGGCACTTGCTCCGGTATCCCCGTCATTGCCGGACGCGTGCACGGTGTCGTCGGCCGCCGCGGCCGGTACGTCATTCGATGCCGCGGGTGCAGAGCCGTGAGCCGCGGTGCCGTCCATCACCGCGTTCGATGGTTCCGCAGTCCTCGACGCGCCGCTGGGTGCGACGTTCGAAGCCTGAGCCGAACTGCCCGCGCCGACGGCTCCACCCGAGAACCCCGTTGTTTCACGTGAAACCGATCGCTCTGCGTCGATCGCTGCGGCGGCCTCGAACTCCGAGCTCGTCGCACCGTCTGACCGGCTGTCCGCGGTCGGGGCCGGCCTGTCGAGCGCTGCGGCCGCGGTCTGAGCGGCGAGCTCGTGGGAACCGTCCGCGGGCGTGAGGTCCGCGTTCGCCGTCTCGGCGTATGCGTCAGCCATGACAGACGCACCCTTCGAGACCGGGGCGTCCGACTGAGGGTCGAGGGCGCGCGCAGAGGATTCGGTGTGCACGGGACCGCTCCCCGGCGCGAGCGACGGCCACACAGTCGTCGACACCGATCCCGCCACGTCTGAGGCCTCGCCTGCGGGTGCCGCCTCGCTCCCGAGGCGCTGGCTATCCGCGTCCTCGGTGGTCGAAGGGGGCGACGCCTGCGGCGTCGGCTCCGAAGCGGGCTCGGCGTAGGCCGGTCTGACCGGAGGAGCGGGTACCCAGGAGTCGATGTCGGGACTGGCTGGCACAGCGATGGGATCTTGGCGCCGCTTCTTCCTACCGAACACCGCGAACAGCCTCCCGAACGACGCGAACCACTGTGGTCTCATCGACACCGTCAATTGTGTGAGCCGCATGAATGGACGCTTGCCCGGCTCCCAGACGCTTGCCGGCCTTGCTTGCCGTCTGCACCTCGTCCGCTGCCCGTCCGCCCTTGAGCGCCACGAGAACTCCCCCGCTGGTCAGGAGCGGGAGCGCCCACCGGTAGAGCCGGTCGAGGGGGGCGACTGCGCGGGCGGTGATGGCGTCAGCCAGGAGACTCCCGTGTACGTCTTCGGCTCGTGCGCGGGTGACGGTCGCATTCGCCAGGCCGAGCTCCGCGACAACTTCACCGAGCCAGACGCATCGACGCTCCATCGGCTCGAGCAGCACGACCTCCGCTTCCGGGAGCATCGCCGCAACGACAACGCCCGGCAGGCCGGCTCCAGAGCCGAGGTCCACGATGCGGCCGGTCTGCGGCAGGAACGGCACGACGGCGGCCGAGTTCAGCAGGTGCCGCTCCCACAGGCGTCCGACCTCACGCGGCCCGACAAGGCCGCGAAGGACGCCCTCGTCCGCCAGCATGCGATGGAAGTGCTGGACGGAGCTCCAGGAAGATCCGAAGTACGCCGGCAGCCGAGAATCTCCTTCGAGCGGGTCCGGAAGCATGGTCGCCTCGTCCGTCTCGGCTCCGTTCATGCACCTCGCCCCGTTCCTGAAGGGGCCGAAGCCCCGCTCGATCGAGGCCGCCGGACCTCGTCACCACACTGGTGCGCGGCCCACCGTACCGTCTGCTCGATCGCATCCATGTGTGCCACCCCGCTGCTTGTGTACATCGACACGCGCGTCACTGTCCGGGGGCGGACGAGGTGTCCCCGATTCGCCGTCGGCCTCTCCTCACCCGCTGCGAGAGTCGGTGTTTCACGTAGAACGTGCCCTGCCGGTTGACGTCTCGGGCGTGAAGTCGACGCTCTCGCGCGTGCACCACTGGTGTACGCCCGGGATCCGCGGCATCAACTCTTGGGCTGCACTCGTCGTGACGGGGATCTCACGGGACTGCCGCAGCGGGGCGGAGCCAAGCTTCTCTCCAGCGAGCGCCCGCCCAGCAACAGCCGTGGCGGCATCTGCGGCCGACGCTCCCGTTTCACGTGAAACATGCCCGACGTGTGACGTGCGCGCTCGACCCCGACCGCGCCGCGGCTGAAACGAGAACCACGACGCGGTCAGCTACGTAGGCAGCGACTCCGGTGCACTGCCTCGACGGGACCCCGTTGCGCCTGACCCATGAGAAGGGCTGCGTAGCTGACGGAACCAAGTGCCCCGGCGACAGCGAAACCACTACCCCTCGACGCACGAGCACGGCGGCGGCGAATGGACGACCCGACGGCGATCGTGGGTCGGCGCTGAGCCGCATAGTCATCCTGCGCACAGGACGGCATGCGCCCTCCGAATGCGGCGTCGCGCCAGTGGCGCTCCCAGCTTTCATGTTCCAGCGAGTCCAGGGCACAAGGGTGTCAGCCGCTCCAGCGCCCAGTGGGCGCAAGCGGCGTGCGCCGTGGGCGGAGGGCGGTGGACGATGGACGGCCTCCACTGCCTCCGTGGATTGGGTCATGTGTCCGCTGGATCCGCACCGCGTCAGTACGGGGCGCGCGGCAACGCACGCCTGACCGGCGTGATCCGCGCGGCAGGAGCGTTTCACGTGAAACGAGCGACACCCTTGTCTCGGGTGCGGTTCGGAACGGGCACGCCACGTCACCGACTGCCGGCGAACCTGCAGGGTGTCATGCGGGTCTTGCGGAACGGTGCACAGAGCATGGGAGTCCTCTCGGGTCGAACCTCGACGCCGCAGGCGTCGGCTCAGCAGGGCGCTCCCTCGCGTCGCGCCGGCGAGCGGGCGGCGGTCATTCGACGAGATCTCTCCGAAACAGCTGAAGCAAACAGCCCGCCACGCTGCAGCCACGGGCACGGGTCGCAGCTGGTGGCGTCGCCGGTTGCTAAGCGACCGGTCGTGGCGCGCGTCCGCGCCGCGCCGCTGGCGCGCGGGGGCAGGGGCGGGGGCGCGGGGGCGCGGCGATCAAACCGGAAGGCGATGAGCCGGACGCCATGAGACCAATGCACCCACCAGCACGCCACGTTCCCTCGCGCAGAGGAGGGGCGTTGATCGAACCCCCATGAATCCACGATCGGATCACTGTCATGACCCCGACTGTCATGTGCGCCGCGAGCGCAGACGGCGATCCGTGAACTGCCAAAGGCCATCGGCCGCCGCTGTCGTCCTGTCAGGTGCCCGGCGAGCAGACCGTCTGGTGTGCCGGGCTTGCTCGAACACCCCTCTGGTGTGCCGAGCCGACTCGAACACCGAGCGACGCAAGAAGCCGGTCCCGGGGGTTCGGAGACGCGGATCGGCAGCGGACTGGTCGACCGTGCGCCGATACGGCGCGCTCGGCCCGGCGGGCCCCTCCTGCGCACGTAGCGGGGCTGTGGCGGTCCTGCCAGCTCCGTCGGACCACGTTGCGCGCTACGCGGCGTCGCGAGTCGTGCGGCCGATCCCGCTTGTCGACTCGGACGGCTACTGGTCCTCGACTCGGACGGCTACTTCACCGGCGGTGCCGTCGACCGGCGCTTCGACGCCAAACGACGCCGGAGGCAGACGACCTGGAGGGCAGGGCCGCATCCTCTACGCCATGGCGCGGGCCCCTCCGGTTGGCCGTCGACGCGGCGATCCGCGCGTCGGGCGGACGAAGACCCACCGTCATCGTCTGCTGTCGCCGCGCCTCGGGTGCCCCGCATCCAGACGTGGACGACAGGTCGAGGCGCATCCCCTCGCAGCCGAGATCGACACAAACGTGACCTTACGTCCACCCGCCGATGGCGGCGGATGCGCACGGTCGCGACAGCAGGACCGGCTGCCTACTTGTCACTGGTAGCGCAACAGCGCGCCTGGAGGCTCGTGTCTCGTTTCTCGTCGCGCGCAGCTCCAGCAACGTCCCACTCGGCTCGTACCCTCGAGCACCGGTCTCGTCGCTCGAGGCTTCCCGCTGACGGCTCGTAGTGCACGGCTACCCCCCGAGGTTCGCGGCTCGCTGTTCACGGCTCACGGGTTCGCGGTTCCCGGCTCCGAGTTCCCGGCCCCAGACTCCGGTTCATGGGTCCCGGATCGCGGCTCCCGGTTCGCGGCGCCCGGACGCGGCTCCCGGGATGCCGGGGGCGGACACCGGGACACCGCAGACGCCGGGACACCGCAGACGCCGGGACGCCGGGACCTCGGGACGTCGGGACGTCGGGACGTCCTCCCCCGCCCGTCACCGCATGACAACCTCGCGCGACGGCCCCACACATCACCACATGGTCCCCAGCATCATCGATCGACGACGCGACCCCGCGCGTAGGCGGACGAGACAGTCAGCGCACGCACGTTCCTCCTCCGCCGCACGCCTATCGGCGAACCCGCCGTTCCACGTGAAACACCGTCCCGGTTCAGGGCCGCTAGCCCCCGACTCGTCCCCCGGGTGCCCGAGCGCGCGCAACCAGTACGTCTCATCCCTCACAGCCCACACCCGGCTCACCGTCCTCATGCACCCCACGGACGACCCGAGCACCCGCCGCGCCACCACACCCCAGACACGCCGAGGGCGGCCGATCCACGATCGGCCGCCCTCGAGGCACTGCGGGTCGTCGTCGAGCTCAGGACGCCCTGATCACCACATGGCGCGCCGGCTCCACACCGTCCGAGTCGCTCACGAGCCCGGCAGCGGCGACAGCGTCGTGCACGACCTTCCGCTCGAACGGGTTCATCGGCTCGAGGGCCACGTCAGCGCCGCTCTCCTTGACCCGCGCGATCGCCTCGTCGGCGACCTTGATGAGCTCGGTCCGGCGTGCGGCGCGGTACCCCGCCACGTCGAGCATGAGCCGGCTCCGCTCCCCCGTCTTGGCCTGCACAGCGAGCCGGGTCAGCTCCTGGAGCGCGTCGAGGACCTCACCGTCCTCGCCGGCGAGACGCTGGAGCCCGCGCTCGGAGCCGCCCTCGGCGATGATCTCGACCGCCGCACGACCGTGGTCGACGTCGATGTCGATGTCCCCGTCGAGGTCGGCGATGTCGAGGAGCTCCTCGAGGTAGTCGGCGGCGATCTCACCCTCCTCCTCGAGGCGCGAGGACGGGACCTCGTCGGGGGTGGGCGGCGTGCTGGGCTGCTCGGTTGCAGGCGTCATCGGTGCTGCTCCTCGGGAGTCGGCTCGGTGCCGGGGTGAGCGTTACTTCTTGGGCTTGGGCTTGGTCGTGCTGACGCGCTTCGCGGGAGGCTCGTCGGGACCGTCGGACGGCACCGGGGCACTGGGCTCAGCGGCCGCAGCTGGTGCCGCCGCCGCCGTCGCGCCCGTCGCGCCCGTCGCGCCCGTCGCGCCAGCACCCGTCGGACGCGGCTTGGCGCGGTCCTTGCGCTTCGGCTGCGTGCGCTGCCCGGTGCGCGGCTTCTCGTCGAGGACCGTGCTGGGCGTCTCCTCGATCTCGAGCGTCTTCCCCTTGCTCGCGGCCTTGCGGGCCTTGCGCTCCTTGAGGGCGATCTCGGCCTGCGACCCGGGGGCCGGCATGCGACGGATCGTGTAGAACTGCTGACCCATCGACCACAGGTTCGTGGTGGTCCAGTAGATGAGGACACCGATCGGGAAGTTGACGCCGGACACCGCGAAGATGATCGGCATCAAGTAGAGGAGCATCTTCTGCTGCTGCGCCATGGGCCCCTGCAGGGCGGCGGGGGGCATGTTCTTCATCGTCAGCTGGCGCTGCGTGAGGAAGGTCGTCGCGGACATCGCGAGGATCAGCAGGACGGTGACGATCTTGACCTGGATGTCGTCGGACCCGAGGAACGTGCCGGACAGCGGCGCGCCGAAGATCGTGGCCGACTCGGCCTGGCCGGCGAGCTCTGCGGTGAGCGGGCCGATGGTCGCGCGGGGGTTCTCGGCATTCGGGTAGGTGCCGTCGGCGAGCGGTCCGAGCGAGTACAGGACCCGGAACAGCGCGAAGAAGATCGGCGACTGCGCGAGGATCGGCAGGCAGGACGCGAACGGGTTCGTGCCGTGCTTGCGGTACAGCTCCATCGTCTCGCGGCTCATCGCCTCACGGGACGCGGGGTCC
The Cellulomonas sp. NS3 DNA segment above includes these coding regions:
- the yidC gene encoding membrane protein insertase YidC, producing MSWFDGLLYPIMVAVAWIMVQFHSLLTNLGLDPESGAAWALSIVGLVIVMRILLIPLFFKQIKASRGMQLLAPEMQAIQKKYKGKTDPASREAMSRETMELYRKHGTNPFASCLPILAQSPIFFALFRVLYSLGPLADGTYPNAENPRATIGPLTAELAGQAESATIFGAPLSGTFLGSDDIQVKIVTVLLILAMSATTFLTQRQLTMKNMPPAALQGPMAQQQKMLLYLMPIIFAVSGVNFPIGVLIYWTTTNLWSMGQQFYTIRRMPAPGSQAEIALKERKARKAASKGKTLEIEETPSTVLDEKPRTGQRTQPKRKDRAKPRPTGAGATGATGATGATAAAAPAAAAEPSAPVPSDGPDEPPAKRVSTTKPKPKK
- a CDS encoding AAA family ATPase — protein: MADAYAETANADLTPADGSHELAAQTAAAALDRPAPTADSRSDGATSSEFEAAAAIDAERSVSRETTGFSGGAVGAGSSAQASNVAPSGASRTAEPSNAVMDGTAAHGSAPAASNDVPAAAADDTVHASGNDGDTGASAAQAFAAQDDSTDPVPAPVRFDTPPPPADISGPPMPDHVHGTLHDAPDGAEASEQMNDGMTAARVDDQEQVVDADRAPAPGSAGQDLDDTLTLDAAGVDADDLHRDALVQSLPDVGEDTPLMAQIQEDARRRIQLRGRRFPRPASTRVITVANQKGGVGKTTTTVNMAAALAQAGLNVLVLDNDPQGNASTALGIEHRAGTPSIYEVLVEGASMAEAVQESPDVPRLWCLPATIDLSGAEIELVSMVARETRLRSALDAYLRGRIEAGLEPIDYVFVDCPPSLGLLTVNAFVVGREVLIPIQCEYYALEGLSQLLKTIQLIQAHLNPDLHVSTILLTMYDARTNLAQQVAQEVREHFPETTLRTSVPRSVRISEAPSYGQTVMTYDPGSTGALAYLEAARELAERAIVAAPGGDITPNDRPASDGPANGPDELSAERDGAFAEARTGTHGDVTHQQEDK
- a CDS encoding ParB/RepB/Spo0J family partition protein; the encoded protein is MSEKRRGLGRGLGALIPNGLDGQRTSDAQRPVDVFFPDNRTGAPDVDLPPDPVTRPVSRGTTAPATATAVAPTTTSEATATVSEAEPAVDETRTAVTDAAVDTATVSSPAATPSDEVPPDAGDTSPAADRTSRRSTGLAEDLVPVPGARFAELPVDSIRPNPRQPRTVFEEEALEELVASIREVGVLQPVVVRPVGDDQYELIMGERRWRATQAAGMSVIPAIVRDTEDSDLLRDALLENLHRSQLNPLEEAAAYQQLLDDFGCTHEELATRIHRSRPQISNTLRLLRLPPLVQRRVAAGVISAGHARALLGLADGAAIERLAQRIVSEGLSVRAVEEIVSLGGDAESPAARRRPKAGERNEALDELASRLSDRFETRVKINLGKARGRLTVEFASVQDLNRILESLAPEDPGLLKP
- the rsmG gene encoding 16S rRNA (guanine(527)-N(7))-methyltransferase RsmG gives rise to the protein MNGAETDEATMLPDPLEGDSRLPAYFGSSWSSVQHFHRMLADEGVLRGLVGPREVGRLWERHLLNSAAVVPFLPQTGRIVDLGSGAGLPGVVVAAMLPEAEVVLLEPMERRCVWLGEVVAELGLANATVTRARAEDVHGSLLADAITARAVAPLDRLYRWALPLLTSGGVLVALKGGRAADEVQTASKAGKRLGAGQASIHAAHTIDGVDETTVVRVVREAVRGVR
- a CDS encoding protein jag, whose product is MTPATEQPSTPPTPDEVPSSRLEEEGEIAADYLEELLDIADLDGDIDIDVDHGRAAVEIIAEGGSERGLQRLAGEDGEVLDALQELTRLAVQAKTGERSRLMLDVAGYRAARRTELIKVADEAIARVKESGADVALEPMNPFERKVVHDAVAAAGLVSDSDGVEPARHVVIRAS
- a CDS encoding D-alanine--D-alanine ligase family protein, whose protein sequence is MSDTPIPSTPRIVILAGGLSHERDVSLRSGRRVAEALRSTGVDVTVHDVDSDLVPALLDAQPDLVWPLLHGASGEDGSVRDVLALLGLSTVGTGPRESRVAWSKPIAKTVVARAGISTPDFVTLPQSLFRELGASRVLDAVTARLGLPLVVKPSRGGSALGVSLVTDAADLPRAMVQCFAYGDTALIEQAVVGTELAVSVVDLGDGVRALPAVEIVTDGPYDYDARYNPGRTEYFAPARLTRDLAERAGAVAVAAHEALGLRHLSRTDLIVAPDGSVAFLEVNVAPGMTETSLLPQSAEAAGHELGALYRSLVETALRDALAERDDHA